The Peromyscus leucopus breed LL Stock chromosome 4, UCI_PerLeu_2.1, whole genome shotgun sequence genome segment TTACCTGACATAGACTCCAAAAATCCCCAGTTCTGAGATGCACTGGACCACTCGGGCAGGGCTGCCAGGCCGCAGCAGGTAGTTCCCAAAAGGCTCGGGTTCAATCTTCTCCATGAGGATGTAGGAGGCCCTCTCCTCGCTGTCCTTCAGCTGCTCCAGCGCTTGCACCATTTCTTCCCCATACAGGTTATTACCTGCAATTAAAGCGGCCAGTCACACAGAGCATATCTGCTTCTGAGAAGCAAAGGTCACCTTAACAAGAAAGCCTTAGACAAGTGAACACACCTGGCACCACACTGTTCTGCCTGCTCTGCCCCATCTATGGACATTTCTCCTCAGCCATCTTACTGTTTCCTTCTCTTAAGTGTTGGGGTTctctgggcctggggagatggctcagcctgtaaAGTGTTTGTTATGCACGCACAAAGACCTGaattctgatccccagcacccacgttaagctaggtgtgggtgtgtgtatccATAACACACTCTCCTCgtgctggggaagtggaaggtggagacaggtggatccccagagcttgctggctagtctagctagttggtgagttccaggttcagtgacagactatCTAAAAAAAGTGGAGGGCAATAGAGGAAGAAGACACTGGATACtaacctctggcatccacatgtatgcacatgtgtgaacatgcacacacgtgcacacatacatacacaaagatgTTGAGGTTCTCTAGGAATTCTCTACCCTTACTCTGTTCTCTATGTATTTTTGTTCCTAAGGTTTCATCTGCACTGTATAAGTTAACTCCCAAATCTTTAATTCATGCTCTTTGTTCTAGAAATCAGAAGCATGCAAACTTAGCACATCCAAATGGAAATGTGTTGCTGCTAGAATTTGCTTCTCCTGAATCTTCCTACTGCTAATGAAATGAAAGGCATCCCTGAGTCCTATTTAAGTTCACTCTCCCTGTTACCTATGTTACTAActcagaaatgcctccacctgtgCTCTATATTGTTATAACCCTAGCCTGGACCTCTCCATGGGTCTTCTTGACAATGGTATCAGCATTCTTCCACGGTCTCTGTCACAAATATCTCCTCTCAGTCCAATAAAGCTATAAAGGCTGAAGCACCAGCTTTACAAGTTTTCATCACTGCTAAGTTCCTGGATAGTTTATGTGCCCTTTCTCTGCTTGAAACTTTAATGGCTTCCTTCCTCAGTTATGATACAATATAGTTTATAACATACATTTGTGTCTATCTGTGTATgttatgcatatacatgtggaaGCAGAGGCCAATATTGAGGGATCTTCTTCAGTGGCTCTCTACCTTATCTCttgagcagggtctctcactgaacctggagcccaccatttcagctagactggctagccagtgagcctccaggatctgcctttctctgccctctaCCCCCACGTCCTAGGGGTAGAGATGCttgccatcatgcttggctttaaTGTGGGGGTAGGGATCCAGTGCTTGCACAGTAAgaactttattgactgagccatctccccaatcccaaattttctgaaatattttcagtgctgtttgtttgtttgtttgttttttcaagacaggggttctctttGGAGCCtgaccaggaactcactctgtagatcaggctggccttgaactcacagagatccgcctggctctgcctcccgagtgctgggattaaaggtgtgcgccaccaccgccgtcCAGCTTCAATGCTCTTTTATAATATTCCCAGCCCATATTCCTGCCATCTCCAACTCTAGCCTCACCAGTTTCTCATTAACCTCTAGTCCAGTCCATGTGGTCATGGCCCACTGCTTTTGCTTAAATGGCCTTCAGTTTAGAatgatctttttccttttctatctgGAAAACTCCAACCTAGCCCTTAAGACCCACGTGGAAAATCAAGTCTGTACAGCAGACATGATCCCTGCCCTCAAGGAGTTTCACAGTAATACAGCCAGGTACCCCCTTAGGCCTCCTAGTGTGCACCATTCTGTTTCTCTGTAATCTACCCACAGGCACCTCAAACTACGGTTGTCCAAATTCTCCAGTGTTGTTCATCCAATCCCCTGGTACTCCCAGTTCCAGGGTGCTGGGAGATGCTCCATGCTGGGATCTGTGTTGCTTTCTCTTGTAACCACTAAGCCTGGGACTGTATCCACACCTTGAGTGCCAATCAGCACTGGCAATAGCCTGCAGCCCTTCACTGGGCAGCTCTGCAAAGGAGATCCGCCTACCTCCACCCTCTCGCTGGGGCTTCAGTACAAAGTGGCTAGGAGCAGCGAGGGCTTCAGCAATGGCCCGGTCCCCTTCTTCACCCTGACAGGAGGCAGAAGGTGGTCACTAGAATGCAGGCTAACAAGACAGCCGAGGTTCTGCTGCTCATGCACAGTGGCATGgcggggtggggtgtggggggggcacacacAGCAGGGGAGATCATCGTAAATGCCATCAGGGTAGACACTCCAACTGGATGTGACCCTTAACTCCCTTGCAGCACTAGACATAGAACAGGCTCTTTAGGACTCTGCAGAAAGCCTTGAGAGTGGGTACAGATGCTCCCTAATTCTCCCCACTCTCCTTAGCCATTTCCTTGGGTTTCCTTTCCATCATTGCTGAGGGAATGGGTTTTAGTCCCCAGATTCTGGCCTCAAGGGTTCTCCAGAGCACCAAGGATGTGAGTCATAATGCCAACCATAATGCCAGCTGCACTGTACCCTCCCCAACACATTTGGGTCCAGGTTTCTGCTATGTGGCCCATGGCAGGAAAACACACTACATACCATGTCCAGTGAATAGAGGCCAGCAAAGGTGGCCCGGAGGCGGGCCACagcctcaggctggcctgggagcaGCATTTCCAGCAGGCCCGCCCTGCTCAGTTCCTGCTGCACCTTCTTAGTCCCAGCCAGCTGTGTGGCAATGTCTGGACACTTGGCAGCACATGATCTCTCTAGCAGTAGGCGTGCTTCCCAGTTCTGCGGAGGTAATAAAACCAAAGGGCCTTTACTTTACTGGATAGGTGCCAGACACTGTGCCTTTTAATCTTCAAGCTGATTATCGTTACGACATCCTTGTGAGGCAGATATGGCCTCTCAGTCTGCGGGATTCTTGCCTTTAGGGAGTTTGTGATCTAGCAAACTAATACAAGTTCataattaaatggaaaattacTAGCAAGGAAATGTCTTTGGGTATGagggacagggtctcaccgtgtagccctgtctggctatgtagaacaggctggcctcagattcacagagatccacctgcctctatctcctgagtgctgggattaaaggcatgtgccaccacatccagcagaaAAGACATTTTGTAAGAGTATAGAAAAATTGGTGAGTttttctcccccatccccctctctctccttcactcatCCTAtcttttgagacaatctcacttggtagccaggctggcctgtaactcccTAGATATCCTGggctgtcctgcctcagccttcggAACACTAGGAGAGTTGTCATTTTAAACAGGATCTAGTTATGGAACCCAGGCTGGTCAGGGCTTGCAGTTGTCCCgccccagcttcctgagtgccaggattatagcacgtgccaccacacctggctggataCGGTTTGGAGGGCATGGGACTCTTGATTATATACTCAGCTTCTCATTGTGCTCCAAATAAAATCCAACACTTCAAAATCTGGTTAACCATACAATCTATAGCCTTTTATCAAATAAAGTCCATTCCTTACCATGACCTATGAGACCCTGTGAGACTGCATTCCCCATGGTTTTTTATCTCATGCTGCTGCCCCCAGCTTCTCCCCGTAACTCTTGACTCCCACATTCTAGCCAAATAAGTCTGTAATTATCAGATTTCACCCCTTCTACAGGGCCTtttatgttctcttttcttttgcctGCATTCCCCCTATGTAACGGATAGTTTCATCCTTCTCATCCTCAAGTCTTGGTTCAGTCACTTTTCCCCTGACCACTCTAATTAATGTGGGTTTCCCCACAACCCTCTACCTTTTCATCCCGTTCTTTCAGTCAAAGCCAATTACCTCTCAACTAGGGATCCCCCCTCAAGCTGGACACAGTATTACGTATTTGTAGGGTCCTGAGCACAAAGCAGGTCAGTTACAATAATGAGTtccaggggcagcctgggctatagaataggagtctgtctcaataaacatagcaaaatcaaaactcaaaaaatcatttgtcctttgtttttcttcctggtgCTCATCTCCCTGACCAGGCAGTGTATTCACCATGAGAACCAGACCCTTAGTTTCTGCCTTGTGTTCTGTTACGTCCCCACAGAACAGCAGGTTCTGACACTCCACAGGTACTCAGTATCGGCTATTGTTGCTCAGTGCAGTGAAATCTGAGTAAGTCCCTGACAACAGGCAGTGTGACAGGTGGAACTCACTGGAGAGTGGTTCCACAGGTAAACAGGATCATGTGAACAAAGGCCTGCAGCTGGCTAATCACAGGGTGGGTGAATAGTCTTGTGTTAGGAGCTTAGGATACAAGAGACGGAAACACCAGAGGATCATGCCCCCGAGCTCTGGTCCCCATTCTCAGGCACTGGGTAGAAAACCATCTTTGTCCAGATTACAGACTCCTGTCCACAGCTGGAGCAAGGCTAGGGCCTAGAGCGTAaatcctgccccctccccaatgCTGTCCACTGGAGAGCTTTACCTGATCTTCATCAGTCATCCAACTACTGGCCTGGTGTTCTGGACAGTCACAGAGGCCCAGAACATGAGATAAGACTAGAAAAACATCTCACAGAGAAAGCAAAGCTCAAACACAAGAGTCATCTAACAAGTCACAAAGCCTTGAAGCTCCATGTCCACGTTCTAAGCGTAGGTGAGCTGCTCCATGCACACCACTGCCTTCCTTAGCGcactctctcctcttctgcctccctgtcCTGAAACTGGGATCTGTTTTCCTTCTCTAGCAGCAGGTTGCCAGCACTCTAACCACTTCTCTGGTCAAAAGGACGCTCCCTAAAGCTGTCCTTCGGAAGAGCAGCACCCTGTAGAGCTCAGCCCCAAGGGACCCTACGTGAACTATAACTCTCACAGGTCCCTTCATTTCCATGGGTAGCTGAGAGCCTGGACGGGTAGGAAAGCGACTCACAGTCATGACTCTCAGCTCACTACCCAGGGTATtgtaaaaaagatttatttttatcttatgtatatgagtgttttctgCATGCAtctatgtgtactgtgtgtgtgcctggtacctgtggaggccagaagaggccactggatctcctggaactgccATGTAGTtgagaactaaacctgggtcctctacaaaagcagtaagtactcttaactgctgaccctctccccagtccttctttctttcttttttttttttaatccatgaaaGCAGGGCTGTTCAGCCTTTCCTCCATGATATAGATACTAACAGCAGCGAGAAGAACAACATATTCAGAATGCAATGGTCTGAGAGTCAGAAATCCTGGGAAATTCTTGTGGAATTTTAGACAAGCCTCTGCGTGGCTCCAAaccttagtttcctcatctgtgtaaTGGGGATAATTATAAGTCTCACAGGATGGTTGTAAGAGTTAAATAAAATGTGTAGAAAGTAATTTTTGAAACTACATAGTAGTTAGTGGGATGAGGTAATATCAGGATTGCCATGAACATAAATGAGaacatgataaaacaaacaaacaaacaaaaaaacctttgtgATTTCGATAagggagaaataaggaaaataaaaatggtcaGCGGAGCTGGGAATGATGACTCATGCCTAGACTGTCagtacttggaaagctgaggcaggagaatgccaCTCATTGAGGCAACATAGagcttcaggtcagcctgggcttcaaAGGAAGACCCTGCACCTCCCTACCCAAAGAAAAGGccacagaaaagaacaaacaaaggTAGGTGGGAGGGTGGCCTGGAATTCTTGCATCAGCTAGTGAGGGCTGACTGGATCCATCTCTTCCCAGATCTTTGTTCAGAGCTGTTAAATTGGGTAGCTCAAAATTATACCATGGAAGTCAGCAATGCTATAAATCGGGGTCTTCCTCTAGAAAGATGTTCATTCACCAACATATCTCCAGACAATGTGTGAACGGCTGAAACACTACAGGTAGACTCCTGAGGATTCAGACCCTAAAGACCCTGTAGAGTGAAAGGTAACAAAACACTTGCAAGAAGAAAGGCATTTCCAGCAGCAGCGCCCTGAGCAAGAGGTGAAGCAGAGTTCTGATGCTTGAGCTGGGTTTCGGTGGCGCTCTGGTAGGTCCCTGGAGGGAGAGAATGGTCTAATAGAAAATACCTACCTGTGGATTATACTGACTGGGCATGTAGCCATCTCGGAAGTAAACCACAGCAACTTCCTGGCCATCCCTGTAACACAGGATGAAAAAAACCTTCTGAATGAAATTAGTACTGATGTGTTCAGTGGTTCAGTCTATTTCAGGATACATCAGAGTACATGTGGCAGTCCATAAGGCAAGCCTGGGCAGGGTTCACTAGAACTGGCGAAAGCAGAAACTTAGTACTTCTATTAAAAACAGGTGTGCAACATGCAATGCTTTAGAATATTCTGGacctaaatttattttaagaaggCTACAGGGAAACAAGGAGGTTAGCAcaggtaaaattaaaaacacatgtaTCCAAAATTTTGGGTCGAGGAATCATATTGTTATGATCAGCAAAACAGAACTGAATTACTTATTTCTATGGCTTAAAGTAGCAGAAACCAGACAATCTAAGATCTCTAAAACTGGTGATGGGGATGTGCAAAAACCTGACTCTAATTAAGATAAGCTCTTCCCCTTTCCCTAGTTCATATTATCTAGTTTATCTAAAAAGTAAACTAGCTACTTTGTTTTATTATGATAACAGCACATTTTGAAATATCTGAAGTGGGATTATGAAAGTCCATAAAGGCTCTTAActtttttgttactttgttttttgagacagggcctcttatATCCCAGGATAACCTTGAGCTCACTTTATACCTGAGAATGCCCCAGAacacctgatcttcctgcctccacttctcaagtgctaggattacaatgtgtgccatcactactggctacattcttttgtttttagacgggctctcactatgtagctttctatgtttctggaactttctatgtaaaccaggctggcttagaactcagagatctgcctgcctctgtctccggagtgctggaactaaaggcatgtgccagcatgcccAGCCCTGACTCGGTCTGACTATGTAAGGTGCAGTGCTACCCAAATGTGTTGTACTAAAGCTACAGTGTGGTGGCCCATGGGAAAAACAGGGCCTGGCTTAGAAGACAAACCCAGGCTACAGACCAGAGTAGCAACCACACGGGAAGAAGGAGCCTGTACCCCTGCCTGCCCAGCCCAGCATGGCTAGACATTTCTAAAATTTCCTGGAAGGATGAGGTATTTCAGAAAttaggaggaaagaaaacaagctaTCATAATTCCCAGACGAAAAGCTCTTGAGTGATAGGAGCTATCAAGAGAGGGTCTTAATCCAGCTGTCCAGTGGCTCCTTGGGGATGCTTACACAAACAACCTTCGGTTTTGGTCTAGGGAACCCCTTTCAGAGACATCTTCAAATCTTCGTCGGATTACATGGATGTTCCTGAGAAAGAAAGGTGAGAATCAGAGGTTACAGGTGCGGTGTTTGGAATGGCCTTCCCACTTGGGGCCACACCTGAAGGTCTCTCCCTTCACCTGCCTGTCCAGCAGCTCATTCTCTATGGCACGCTGGTCAAAtatgttcctttctttctcttgcgCGATCAGCAGCACCACAGCACTGGAGAAAGAGCAGAAGTGAGGAAGGTTGCTACAGGGCTCGTGCCCCCTGCCACTCCCTTCAGATGAGGTAAGAACACAGCTTCTCAAGCAGTCCTGCTGAGGCAGGCCGCAATCCCCGCActcggggtgggggcggggcggggccaaGGAGATGgtggatttgaggccaggctgggctacatagcaagaccatgtGTCAAAACAGAGGGGAGCGACTGAGAAGGTGACCTGGCCAGtcaagtgcttgctatgcaagtcTAAGGACCTGAGTCTGAGCTCCAGAGCCCACTTAAGAAAAAAGCTAGGCAGCATGTCTGTCACCCGtctctggagaagcagaggcaggaggatctctggggtttGCTGGCAAGGCAGTCTAGGCAAACTggtaagctccaagttcagtgagggaCCGTCTCAAAACtaagatggagagagatggagaagacaCTAGacttggcctccacaggcatgtacacacaggacagacagacaagagacaGAATACAGCTTCCCTGCAAGAACAGACGCTGCCTCAAATTAGGACTGCCTGAGACAACAACACATTTCTTATAAACAGGAAATTTGGAGAGGGGGCAGCTCTTGTCTGTTCTCTAGGAGGAGATGAAATATTGTAATGAGAGCAAATATCATACAACTTAAAATTTAGACTTAAACCCATCTATCCTTACCCACTTCTTCCCCTAGTAGGCATCCTGAGCCATGTATGATGGCTCactcttgtgatcccagcactcaggtcgTAAAGGCAAGATAACCAGGAGTTTAAGACTCTGGCCtgggccagtggtggcacatggctttaatcccagcactcaggaggcagaggcaggcctccctgagttagaggccagcctgggctacagagtgagttccaggacagcagggctacccagaaaaaacaaaacaacaacaacaacaacaaaaacccaacccttgttttgaaaaacaaaaacaaacaaaacaaaacaggcctgggctacatgaaaccctatcttaaaacaaacaacagaaaacctaacACAGTGATACGGTGATTCA includes the following:
- the Gss gene encoding glutathione synthetase isoform X3, producing MDFNMLVDAVSQNPTFLEQTLSSTIKKDDYTARLFDIYKQVLKEGIAQTVFLGLNRSDYMFQCSADGSTALKQIEINTISASFAGLASRTPAVHRHVLNVLQKTKEAAKILSNNPSKGLALGIAKAWELYGSDNAVVLLIAQEKERNIFDQRAIENELLDRNIHVIRRRFEDVSERGSLDQNRRLFVDGQEVAVVYFRDGYMPSQYNPQNWEARLLLERSCAAKCPDIATQLAGTKKVQQELSRAGLLEMLLPGQPEAVARLRATFAGLYSLDMGEEGDRAIAEALAAPSHFVLKPQREGGGNNLYGEEMVQALEQLKDSEERASYILMEKIEPEPFGNYLLRPGSPARVVQCISELGIFGVYVRQGTTLVMNKHVGHLLRTKAIEHADGGVAAGVAVLDNPYPV